One genomic segment of Drosophila melanogaster chromosome 3R includes these proteins:
- the Sym gene encoding symplekin — translation MDSIIGRSQFVSETANLFTDEKTATARAKVVDWCNELVIASPSTKCELLAKVQETVLGSCAELAEEFLESVLSLAHDSNMEVRKQVVAFVEQVCKVKVELLPHVINVVSMLLRDNSAQVIKRVIQACGSIYKNGLQYLCSLMEPGDSAEQAWNILSLIKAQILDMIDNENDGIRTNAIKFLEGVVVLQSFADEDSLKRDGDFSLADVPDHCTLFRREKLQEEGNNILDILLQFHGTTHISSVNLIACTSSLCTIAKMRPIFMGAVVEAFKQLNANLPPTLTDSQVSSVRKSLKMQLQTLLKNRGAFEFASTIRGMLVDLGSSTNEIQKLIPKMDKQEMARRQKRILENAAQSLAKRARLACEQQDQQQREMELDTEELERQKQKSTRVNEKFLAEHFRNPETVVTLVLEFLPSLPTEVPQKFLQEYTPIREMSIQQQVTNISRFFGEQLSEKRLGPGAATFSREPPMRVKKVQAIESTLTAMEVDEDAVQKLSEEEFQRKEEATKKLRETMERAKGEQTVIEKMKERAKTLKLQEITKPLPRNLKEKFLTDAVRRILNSERQCIKGGVSSKRRKLVTVIAATFPDNVRYGIMEFILEDIKQRIDLAFSWLFEEYSLLQGFTRHTYVKTENRPDHAYNELLNKLIFGIGERCDHKDKIILIRRVYLEAPILPEVSIGHLVQLSLDDEFSQHGLELIKDLAVLRPPRKNRFVRVLLNFSVHERLDLRDLAQAHLVSLYHVHKILPARIDEFALEWLKFIEQESPPAAVFSQDFGRPTEEPDWREDTTKVCFGLAFTLLPYKPEVYLQQICQVFVSTSAELKRTILRSLDIPIKKMGVESPTLLQLIEDCPKGMETLVIRIIYILTERVPSPHEELVRRVRDLYQNKVKDVRVMIPVLSGLTRSELISVLPKLIKLNPAVVKEVFNRLLGIGAEFAHQTMAMTPTDILVALHTIDTSVCDIKAIVKATSLCLAERDLYTQEVLMAVLQQLVEVTPLPTLMMRTTIQSLTLYPRLANFVMNLLQRLIIKQVWRQKVIWEGFLKTVQRLKPQSMPILLHLPPAQLVDALQQCPDLRPALSEYAESMQDEPMNGSGITQQVLDIISGKSVDVFVTDESGGYISAEHIKKEAPDPSEISVISTVPVLTSLVPLPVPPPIGSDLNQPLPPGED, via the exons ATGGATAGCATAATTGGACGCAGCCAGTTTGTCTCGGAGACGGCCAATCTGTTCACAGACGAGAAGACAGCTACGGCAAGAGCTAAG GTGGTCGATTGGTGCAATGAGCTGGTCATCGCATCGCCTTCGACAAAGTGCGAACTGCTGGCTAAGGTGCAGGAGACTGTGCTTGGATCGTGCGCGGAGCTGGCCGAAGAATTCCTGGAGTCCGTGCTGTCTTTGGCCCACGACTCAAACATGGAGGTTCGCAAGCAGGTAGTCGCCTTCGTAGAGCAAGTTTG TAAAGTGAAGGTGGAGTTACTGCCCCATGTCATTAACGTCGTGTCTATGCTGCTTAGGGATAACTCGGCTCAGGTAATCAAAAGAGTGATCCAAGCCTGCGGTAGCATCTACAAGAATGGATTGCAGTACTTGTGCAGCCTCATGGAGCCCGGCGACAGTGCGGAGCAGGCGTGGAACATCCTCAGCTTAATCAAGGCGCAAATACTGGACATGATCGACAATGAAAACGACGGCATACGTACAAATGCCATTAAGTTCTTGGAGGGCGTCGTGGTTCTGCAGAGCTTTGCTGACGAGGACAGTCTGAAACGAGATGGAGACTTCTCGCTGGCAGATGTCCCCGATCACTGCACACTATTCCGCCGTGAAAAGTTGCAAGAGGAGGGCAACAATATTTTAGATATCTTGCTTCAGTTCCACGGAACAACGCATATTTCCTCAGTGAACTTGATTGCCTGCACAAGCAGCTTGTGTACAATTGCCAAAATGCGACCCATTTTCATGGGCGCCGTGGTGGAAGCCTTTAAGCAGCTGAATGCCAACCTGCCGCCCACCCTCACTGACTCGCAAGTAAGCTCCGTGCGTAAGAGCCTTAAGATGCAGTTGCAGACATTGCTGAAGAACCGCGGTGCCTTTGAGTTTGCAAGCACTATCCGAGGAATGTTAGTTGATCTGGGGTCCTCCACAAATGAGATCCAGAAGCTTATTCCCAAAATGGACAAACAGGAAATGGCTCGTAGACAAAAACGCATCCTCGAAAATGCTGCGCAAAGTCTTGCAAAGCGTGCGCGCTTGGCCTGTGAGCAGCAGGATCAGCAGCAGCGAGAAATGGAGCTAGACACTGAGGAATTGGAACGACAGAAACAGAAGTCTACTCGAGTTAACGAAAAGTTTCTGGCAGAGCATTTCCGTAATCCTGAAACTGTTGTGACCCTGGTGCTGGAGTTCCTGCCCAGTCTGCCCACTGAGGTGCCACAAAAGTTCCTTCAGGAATATACACCCATTCGCGAAATGTCTATTCAGCAGCAGGTAACCAATATCTCCAGATTTTTTGGCGAACAACTATCTGAAAAGCGCCTAGGCCCAGGTGCCGCAACCTTCAGTCGAGAGCCGCCAATGCGGGTTAAGAAAGTGCAAGCGATTGAATCAACACTAACTGCAATGGAAGTGGACGAGGATGCTGTTCAAAAACTGAGTGAGGAAGAGTTTCAGCGTAAGGAGGAAGCAACCAAGAAGCTGCGCGAGACCATGGAGCGCGCCAAGGGTGAGCAGACTGTTATTGAAAAGATGAAGGAGCGCGCCAAGACGCTGAAGCTGCAGGAGATCACCAAGCCTCTGCCACGCAACTTAAAAGAGAAGTTCCTAACTGATGCAGTGCGTCGCATCCTCAACTCGGAGCGGCAATGCATTAAGGGAGGAGTGTCATCAAAGCGCCGTAAGCTGGTCACCGTGATTGCTGCCACCTTTCCCGATAACGTACGTTACGGCATCATGGAGTTCATCCTGGAGGATATAAAACAGCGTATCGATTTGGCATTTTCCTGGCTCTTTGAGGAGTACTCTCTGCTGCAAGGATTTACAAGGCACACTTATGTTAAGACAGAGAACAGACCCGATCACGCCTACAACGAGTTGCTGAATAAGCTTATCTTCGGCATTGGAGAGCGTTGCGATCACAAGGATAAGATTATTTTGATTcgtcgagtatatctagaagcaCCCATTCTTCCGGAAGTCTCAATTGGACATCTAGTTCAATTAAGCCTGGACGACGAGTTCTCCCAGCACGGCCTGGAGCTAATCAAGGACCTTGCAGTGCTTAGGCCGCCGCGAAAGAATCGTTTCGTTAGAGTGTTGCTCAACTTTTCTGTGCATGAGCGACTGGATCTGCGGGATCTGGCACAGGCCCACCTGGTCAGTCTGTACCATGTACACAAAATACTACCGGCTCGAATAGACGAATTCGCTCTGGAGTGGCTTAAATTTATCGAACAGGAATCTCCGCCGGCAGCTGTTTTCTCGCAGGACTTTGGTCGACCAACCGAGGAGCCTGATTGGCGGGAAGACACTACCAAGGTGTGCTTTGGTTTGGCCTTTACCCTGCTGCCCTATAAACCGGAAG TTTACTTACAGCAAATTTGTCAAGTGTTTGTTTCTACATCTGCCGAACTGAAACGCACGATCTTGCGCAGTCTAGATATTCCCATAAAAAAGATGGGTGTAGAAAGCCCGACGTTGCTGCAACTAATCGAGGATTGTCCTAAGGGTATGGAGACCTTAGTGATCCGTATAATTTACATACTGACAGAGCGAGTGCCATCCCCCCATGAAGAATTGGTTCGGCGGGTTCGGGATCTCTACCAGAACAAGGTCAAGGATGTGCGCGTGATGATACCCGTGCTAAGTGGCTTAACCCGATCCGAGCTAATTTCCGTTCTGCCGAAGCTGATTAAACTTAATCCCGCTGTGGTCAAGGAGGTTTTCAATCGATTGCTTGGTATCGGTGCCGAATTCGCGCATCAGACGATGGCCATGACCCCCACTGATATTCTCGTGGCTTTGCACACCATCGATACGAGTGTCTGCGATATTAAAGCCATCGTTAAGGCTACATCCCTATGTTTGGCTGAAAGAGATCTGTACACACAGGAGGTACTTATGGCTGTGCTGCAACAGCTTGTAGAGGTTACTCCGCTGCCTACTCTGATGATGCGCACAACAATTCAGAGTCTAACTCTGTACCCGCGTCTGGCAAACTTTGTAATGAACTTGTTGCAGCGTCTGATAATCAAGCAGGTCTGGCGGCAAAAAGTAATCTGGGAGGGCTTTTTAAAGACCGTGCAGCGCCTGAAACCGCAGTCAATGCCGATCCTGCTGCACCTTCCTCCCGCCCAGCTGGTGGACGCACTGCAGCAGTGCCCCGATTTAAGGCCAGCATTGTCGGAATACGCGGAGAGCATGCAGGATGAACCAATGAATGGTAGTGGTATAACCCAGCAGGTTCTGGACATCATCTCCGGGAAATCAGTTGATGTGTTCGTGACG GACGAAAGCGGCGGTTACATCAGTGCCGAGCATATTAAAAAAGAGGCACCGGATCCATCAGAAATTAGTGTCATTTCCACAGTGCCCGTACTGACGTCTCTAGTACCACTACCAGTTCCTCCCCCCATAGGCAGTGATCTTAACCAGCCCCTGCCGCCTGGCGAGGACTAG
- the Madm gene encoding MLF1-adaptor molecule, isoform B: protein MSNSQANAGISGSTVADEPIQHHPSLAAGPVSASCPAATPPSQSTQQPPPHIVSASTADAGSSAAVGVGVVAGSEGVNLDSSPRESGDDSEDESEILEESPCGRWLKRREEVDQRDVPGIDCVHLAMDTEEGVEVVWNEVQYASLQELKSQEEKMRQVFDNLLQLDHQNIVKFHRYWTDTQQAERPRVVFITEYMSSGSLKQFLKRTKRNAKRLPLESWRRWCTQILSALSYLHSCSPPIIHGNLTCDSIFIQHNGLVKIGSVVPDAVHYSVRRGRERERERERGAHYFQAPEYGAADQLTAALDIYAFGMCALEMAALEIQPSNSESTAINEETIQRTIFSLENDLQRDLIRKCLNPQPQDRPSANDLLFHPLLFEVHSLKLLTAHCLVFSPANRTMFSETAFDGLMQRYYQPDVVMAQLRLAGGQERQYRLADVSGADKLEKFVEDVKYGVYPLITYSGKKPPNFRSRAASPERADSVKSATPEPVDTESRRIVNMMCSVKIKEDSNDITMTILLRMDDKMNRQLTCQVNENDTAADLTSELVRLGFVHLDDQDKIQVLLEETLKAGVMSDGAGAESSGAGVTTTATMAALEQLERNWSISSDADKQGTAVMYVPQEQQNADGDVDVEHSGTTSN from the exons ATGTCAAATAGCCAAGCGAATGCCGGCATCAGCGGTAGCACGGTAGCGGATGAACCCATCCAGCACCACCCTTCCTTGGCGGCCGGCCCCGTAAGTGCATCCTGCCCAGCAGCGACCCCGCCGTCGCAGTCGACGCAGCAGCCCCCGCCGCACATAGTTAGTGCCTCAACAGCTGATGCGGGCAGCAGCGCTGCGGTCGGCGTCGGCGTCGTAGCTGGCAGCGAGGGCGTCAATCTGGACTCGTCGCCACGCGAGTCCGGGGACGATTCGGAGGATGAGAGCGAGATTTTGGAGGAGTCGCCATGTGGACGCTGGCTGAAGCGACGCGAGGAGGTGGATCAGCGTGACGTACCCGGTATTGACTGCGTCCATCTGGCCATGGACACCGAGGAGGGCGTAGAGGTCGTGTGGAATGAGGTGCAATATGCCAGCCTACAGGAGCTGAAGTCGCAGGAGGAGAAGATGCGGCAGGTGTTCGACAATCTGCTGCAGCTGGACCACCAAAACATTGTCAAGTTCCACCGCTACTGGACGGACACGCAGCAGGCCGAGCGACCCAGGGTGGTCTTTATCACCGAGTACATGTCGAGCGGATCGCTGAAACAGTTCCTCAAGCGCACCAAGCGCAACGCCAAGCGGCTACCGCTGGAGTCGTGGCGCCGGTGGTGCACTCAGATTTTGTCCGCACTCAGCTATTTGCATTCCTGCTCGCCGCCCATCATCCACGGCAATTTAACCTGTGATAGCATCTTCATCCAGCACAACGGCCTGGTCAAGATCGGCTCGGTGGTCCCGGACGCGGTCCACTACAGCGTCCGGCGCGGCCGAGAGCGGGAGCGTGAACGCGAACGAGGCGCCCACTACTTCCAGGCGCCCGAGTACGGCGCCGCCGACCAGTTGACCGCCGCCCTCGACATCTACGCCTTCGGGATGTGTGCCCTGGAGATGGCCGCCCTGGAAATCCAGCCCAGTAACAGCGAGTCAACTGCCATCAACGAGGAGACCATCCAGCGCACAATCTTTAGCCTGGAAAACGATCTGCAGCGCGACCTGATACGAAAGTGTCTCAACCCGCAGCCGCAGGACCGACCCAGCGCCAATGATCTGCTCTTTCACCCATTGCTTTTCGAG GTGCACTCCCTCAAACTGCTGACTGCCCATTGCCTGGTCTTCTCGCCCGCCAACCGCACTATGTTCTCGGAAACCGCCTTCGACGGCCTCATGCAGCGATACTACCAGCCGGACGTGGTTATGGCCCAGCTGCGGCTGGCCGGCGGCCAGGAGCGGCAGTACCGACTCGCAGACGTTTCAGGCGCCGATAAGCTGGAAAAGTTCGTCGAGGACGTGAAGTATGGTGTGTATCCGCTAATTACGTACAGCGGCAAGAAGCCGCCCAACTTCCGTTCCCGGGCCGCCTCCCCGGAACGGGCTGACTCCGTAAAATCGGCCACGCCGGAGCCTGTGGACACGGAGTCGCGGCGCATCGTTAACATGATGTGCAGCGTTAAAATCAAAGAGGATAGCAATGACATAACCATGACAATACTGCTGCGCATGGACGACAAGATGAACCGCCAACTGACATGCCAGGTGAACGAGAACGATACGGCGGCGGATCTCACCAGCGAACTGGTGCGCCTCGGTTTCGTCCACCTCGACGACCAGGACAAGATCCAGGTGCTGCTGGAGGAAACGCTTAAAGCGGGCGTTATGAGCGACGGTGCCGGGGCAGAGAGCTCCGGTGCGGGGGTGACGACCACGGCGACCATGGCGGCCTTGGAGCAGCTGGAGCGCAACTGGTCGATATCCTCGGATGCAGACAAGCAGGGCACTGCCGTGATGTATGTAccgcaggagcagcagaaCGCGGACGGGGACGTCGACGTAGAACACTCGGGCACGACGAGCAATTGA
- the Dcps gene encoding decapping enzyme, scavenger — translation MSETVDSTEVKSPSYDLSKFQLKRILTNNSVRKSISLLGTFPDLGTDDAIVVFEKNAYRESDVATASSEESPKKPSYFTADLKVDTEFINNIYGSFQVVPTQDLCSVKSTVIYPATEKHIEKYSVSQKYLIRETPDLYQRITLPYLTSSQFSLEWVYNILEHKQETERIVYEDRDPKTGFILLPDLKWDGRNVETLYLLGIVHKRDIKSLRDLNESHLDLLRNVRQASKDAIAKLYGINPNQLRMYFHYQPSFYHLHVHINPVRNDAPGIWCEKSHMLDTVINNLELMPDYYQRATLPFVLYEGNKLLDLYEQELPIRALTVSSDDKELPDSDSLNVAPPEGFSDEEPEERQCKRIKLGSPEPKEAESAVQACA, via the exons ATGTCGGAAACAGTTGATAGCACAGAGGTAAAGTCGCCGTCGTACGACTTATCCAAGTTCCAACTGAAGCGAATCCTAACCAACAACAGCGTTAGGAAAAGTATATCCCTGCTTGGCACTTTTCCGGATTTAGGAACCGATGATGCCATTGTTGTTTTCGAGAAAAATG CGTACCGGGAAAGCGATGTGGCCACGGCGTCATCAGAAGAGTCTCCCAAGAAGCCTAGCTATTTTACCGCGGACCTGAAAGTTGACACTGAGTTTATCAACAATATCTACGGCAGTTTTCAGGTTGTGCCGACCCAGGATTTGTGCA GTGTGAAAAGCACAGTCATTTATCCCGCCACCGAGAAGCACATCGAGAAATACTCAGTATCTCAAAAGTATCTCATCCGGGAGACTCCTGATCTCTACCAAAGAATAACTCTTCCATATCTCACCTCAAGTCAATTCTCCCTCGAGTGGGTCTACAACATACTCGAGCATAAGCAGGAGACGGAACGTATCGTGTACGAGGACAGGGATCCAAAGACTGGCTTTATCCTTCTGCCCGATCTCAAATGGGACGGACGCAATGTGGAAACCCTCTATCTGCTGGGAATTGTCCACAAGCGCGACATCAAGTCTCTGCGCGACTTGAATGAAAGTCATCTCGATCTTTTGCGCAACGTGCGCCAAGCGTCGAAGGACGCAATTGCCAAGCTATACGGCATTAATCCCAATCAGCTGCGCATGTACTTTCATTACCAGCCGTCCTTCTATCACCTCCACGTGCACATCAATCCAGTACGGAACGATGCACCGGGCATATGGTGCGAGAAGTCCCACATGCTGGACACGGTGATCAACAACTTGGAGCTGATGCCGGACTACTATCAGCGAGCCACCTTGCCGTTTGTCCTGTACGAAGGCAATAAGCTGTTGGATCTCTATGAGCAGGAGCTACCCATTAGAGCGCTGACAGTATCGAGCGACGATAAGGAGCTCCCTGACTCAGACTCTTTGAACGTCGCTCCACCGGAAGGCTTTAGCGATGAGGAGCCGGAGGAGAGGCAGTGCAAGCGCATAAAGTTGGGCTCGCCGGAGCCCAAGGAGGCCGAGTCCGCTGTTCAGGCGtgtgcctaa
- the Sec8 gene encoding secretory 8, giving the protein MDAPPPTKPPRGVKYGKDESAGCGFLVNVIKSLGFSETTEERQKEKQKIEAEFKRSDLRLNELVSRHDQQLTQVLPLFSQVSSEVTASRERIHAVKENLGVCKRLLQCRRDELRKMWMDAVQHKYVLEMLEQIQELRKVPQRVVGYTAKRQYLHASKALTDALTTLNGPLQAVEGLSDLRTDLQTRRQQLYQRLHEELVTQVYTNSANEALSSFQRTNSSRLNSSFTRGIGARRSTDRIEANARVRKALAEMAQSFDLDKAEVIEDADLIYPELSMSYFVAIIVESFGMLHKVPDSLETLRVQIQTELLNVVRHTTHQLSVSGATADTNPLLSLLEVIFKQFKAIAKTHSLLLKNYLSVGQKYSVVGPQPYDLTDFWAQAQSVLQLLLTDYLDIQNAAADESAQTGFSEPTSNINSYFLRRKVPSTKRSMFKFDKSSHVGTSNNSDAFKEHRRNASDASVDDNLAGQLGGSGKGSTSGLFPHEKKQREKILICTPDQSIITKVYLPLMGYIKEIENFMKCKPGQPCSLHDFLDNYIKDTFLTKGHNRNLQLTIESLSKNQDAWRTIISPEEIKALNLSRPLLQSTVMVERRLMETKNLIQDLPCYSEDLLKMVCALLKAYREICQAAYRGIVQPDSEDKRIYSVAWLKDEDISRFLKTLPNWTDLKTYSQKSRHNRKLHRGSFEPSEEESPLQVQQRNIREAEMLTSNLGEGGITQQEILVEISVLKELAILQESMEWFSCRVSEFANDLRRPLVNGLNAVPAECGADIAVKDGTIKVMTNLALEFDELANTCLLVLHLEVRVQCFHYLRSKSSVRTNSYVGSKDDILEPDRQVQVLTKRLSEMDEAFSATLHPRKTRYIFEGLAHLASRILIQASNYLEHIDQITVQRMCRNAIALQQTLSNITASREVALDQARHFYELLCMEPDEILNALLERGTQFSEMQLLNALQLSCKSFGITDANLLASYQQKLSDILGAKPSKGVVV; this is encoded by the exons ATGGACGCCCCACCGCCCACGAAGCCCCCTAGGGGTGTGAAGTACGGCAAGGATGAG TCCGCAGGATGTGGCTTCCTGGTCAACGTCATCAAGTCCCTGGGATTCAGCGAGACCACCGAGGAGCGCCAGAAGGAGAAGCAGAAGATCGAGGCGGAATTCAAGCGCTCGGATCTGCGCTTGAACGAGCTGGTCTCGCGGCACGACCAGCAGCTTACCCAGGTGCTGCCCCTGTTCAGCCAGGTGTCCTCGGAGGTGACGGCCAGCCGGGAGCGGATTCATGCAGTCAAGGAGAACCTTGGTGTCTGCAAGCGGCTGCTGCAGTGCCGGCGCGATGAGCTCCGGAAGATGTGGATGGATGCGGTGCAGCACAAGTACGTTCTGGAGATGCTGGAGCAAAT CCAGGAGCTGCGCAAAGTGCCTCAAAGGGTGGTGGGCTACACCGCCAAACGACAGTATCTGCACGCCAGCAAGGCCCTAACTGATGCCCTGACCACCCTCAATGGACCCTTACAGGCCGTCGAGGGCTTGTCAGATTTGCGAACTGACCTGCAAACCCGACGCCAGCAGCTGTATCAGCGGCTGCACGAGGAACTGGTCACCCAGGTGTACACCAACTCGGCCAACGAGGCCCTCTCTTCGTTCCAACGCACCAACTCCAGTAGGCTGAATTCCAGTTTTACTCGGGGAATAGGTGCTCGTCGCTCTACGGATCGCATCGAGGCCAATGCTCGAGTGCGCAAAGCGCTGGCCGAAATGGCGCAGAGCTTCGATTTGGACAAGGCAGAGGTTATCGAAGACGCAGATCTCATTTACCCGGAGCTGAGCATGAGCTACTTCGTTGCCATCATAGTGGAGTCGTTCGGAATGCTGCACAAGGTGCCTGACTCTCTGGAGACACTGCGCGTCCAAATCCAAACAGAGTTGCTCAACGTGGTGCGGCACACAACGCATCAACTGTCTGTGAGTGGAGCAACGGCGGACACCAATCCGCTCCTTTCACTTCTGGAGGTCATATTCAAGCAGTTCAAGGCAATCGCCAAAACGCATTCCTTGTTGCTGAAGAACTATTTGTCGGTGGGACAGAAGTACTCTGTTGTTGGACCGCAACCATACGATCTAACCGATTTCTGGGCCCAGGCTCAGTCAGTG TTGCAACTGTTGCTCACCGACTACTTGGATATACAGAATGCTGCCGCGGACGAAAGTGCCCAGACGGGGTTTTCAGAGCCCACCAGCAACATAAATTCCTATTTTCTGAGGCGCAAGGTGCCGAG CACCAAGCGATCAATGTTCAAGTTCGATAAGTCCTCGCACGTTGGCACGAGCAACAATAGCGACGCCTTCAAGGAGCATCGTCGCAACGCCTCGGATGCCTCCGTGGATGACAACCTTGCCGGCCAGCTTGGTGGCAGTGGCAAGGGCTCCACCAGTGGCCTCTTTCCTCACGAGAAAAAGCAGCGGGAAAAAATACTTATTTGTACGCCCGATCAAAGTATCATAACCAAAGTGTATCTACCTCTAATGGGATATATCAAGGAGATAGAGAACTTTATGAAATGCAAGCCAGG GCAACCCTGCAGTCTACATGACTTTTTAGACAACTACATTAAGGACACATTCCTAACCAAAGGCCACAACCGCAACCTGCAGCTGACCATAGAGTCGCTGTCGAAGAATCAAGACGCATGGCGCACTATTATAAGTCCTGAGGAAATAAAGGCTCTTAATCTAAGCAGGCCGTTGCTGCAGTCTACTGTGATGGTCGAACGGAGGTTGATGGAAACTAAGAACCTCATTCAAGACTTGCCCTGCTACTCCGAAGACCTGCTTAAAATGGTGTGCGCGTTGTTGAAGGCCTATCGGGAAATATGTCAGGCGGCCTATCGCGGAATCGTGCAGCCAGATTCAGAGGATAAGAGAATTTACAGCGTGGCATGGCTTAAAGATGAAGATATCAGCAGGTTTTTAAA AACGCTTCCCAACTGGACTGATTTAAAGACCTACAGTCAGAAGTCGCGCCACAACCGAAAACTGCATCGCGGAAGCTTTGAGCCGTCGGAGGAGGAGAGCCCGTTGCAGGTTCAGCAGCGCAACATCCGCGAGGCTGAAATGCTGACCAGTAATTTAGGCGAGGGTGGGATCACCCAACAAGAGATTTTGGTCGAGATCAGTGTGCTTAAGGAGCTGGCCATACTGCAGGAGAGCATGGAGTGGTTTTCGTGCCGAGTGTCGGAATTTGCCAACGACTTACGCCGGCCGTTGGTAAACGGACTTAACGCCGTTCCAGCTGAGTGCGGCGCCGACATTGCTGTGAAGGATGGGACGATCAAAGTGATGACTAATCTGGCTTTGGAGTTTGATGAGCTGGCGAACACCTGCCTGCTGGTATTGCATCTGGAGGTGCGCGTTCAATGCTTCCACTATCTGCGCTCGAAGTCGAGTGTAAGGACCAACAGCTATGTGGGCTCCAAGGATGATATCTTGGAGCCCGACCGCCAGGTGCAAGTTCTGACCAAACGACTGTCTGAGATGGATGAGGCGTTTAGTGCCACTCTACATCCGAGGAAGACCAGG TACATTTTCGAGGGTCTGGCGCACTTGGCATCGCGCATTCTTATCCAGGCCTCCAATTATCTGGAGCACATAGATCAAATAACCGTGCAGCGCATGTGCAGGAACGCGATTGCCCTGCAGCAAACATTGAGTAACATAACTGCCTCCAGGGAAGTGGCTTTGGATCAGGCGAGACACTTCTATGAGCTGCTTTGCATGGAGCCAGAC GAAATACTCAATGCGTTGCTGGAGCGGGGCACTCAGTTCTCGGAAATGCAGCTGCTCAATGCCTTGCAGTTGTCCTGCAAGTCCTTCGGCATAACCGACGCCAATCTCCTCGCTTCCTATCAGCAGAAGCTGTCGGACATACTAGGCGCCAAGCCCTCGAAGGGAGTAGTTGTGTAG